The nucleotide window TTCTACACATTGTATTCAGCCATGCATTGTAAACCCATATAAAAAATCTAATTGAAATACAGCATGTCTGAGGGAGTGCTTAATGTTATTCTAACCCCCAGTTGTGGTCGCTAATGCAACACTAACAGTGGAAACTGGATTTAAGTAACATTGCATCAGGTAGTGGTTATTGTGAAACCAAACCACAATTGGAGCAGGAGCCATGAAGCCAATAAGGGCTGTTTCAGGGATAGGCATCGCTGTCAGGGCAAGAGCTTCACTAACTCTGGTATAGCACAGGCTCCCCAGGGACTGGacaggagactggagagagctttgttgttgtgtttcagccTGAAATGTGCCATCTGTAATGATGCGTCCAGAGAAGGTCTGTCCCAACTCTCTGCAACTGTGTGGTGATTTATGGTCCAACATGTGGTAATGGTTTAGACAAGCTGCTGGAGgtcagctagctagcagctCTAAGACAGTTTGCACACCACATGTGTGAAAcaaggagacgagagagagaggggtgagagagagtgagtgaaagagagagacatgaatAGAAACTGTACTTTAAGACAACCCAAGCATTCAACCCAGACACACTTTCTCAAATTTCAACTTGATCTTTGTAGCCTTTGAAGGACAAGAATGAATTCACACAGTATCTCAAGGAAATCTGTGTCTCTGTAATGTTTCTGAGATGTGAATAGAAAGTTACCCATTTAAACTTTTCGCAATCGTTAACCACCGTGACTGACAGACTTTATATgaagttttttgggagttttgtgTCCTTCAGATATCTCGAGAAGGGAAACCAGTAGAGACCACAACTGTCACCACATCATCACACAGTAAGGACAGTCAGTGGATTATAGCCCACGGAGCTAAAACATGGACTGTattaaaaacaacaataaataaaacTGTGTTTGAATTCTAGGATAAAAGTACGCCGTACAATGAAGGCATTTATTTAACACTGATGCAAGCCAGTCGCATTTTTTTATACAGACACAAAGGTTAGCAAAAGAAGTGTCCATTCGCTTTTCAAGATGTTTTAGTTGCTGTTAGAAATATACAGAGCAAAACATAGGATTATGTGCATAGATTAATATGGATTTAACAATCTAATATGGGATTTATTTCATAGTTGTTAAACTGACTGGTACAACGGTTCGATCAAAactataaacaaacacattaaACTGTAAGTACAATTAtatacaatgtaaaaaaaacaacctctAAACCGTTTAAATTCAAGATTGTAAAATGCTGACTAAAACAAATATATGTGATCTGTGATATCTAAGCCAGTGAAATACAATTTAAGATGATGACTAACTAAATGTTTATTCATGTGCCTTGTTAAAGCGCATCAGTTTAAAGTCTGTAATACCATTCATCCACACAAAACAGAGCCATAACTACACCACAACAGCTTGAAACTTTGAGATCAGTATTCAGAGTGCCTGCTCTGAAACGTTACACATGTAAAACACTTACACTTATAAAACTGCCTCCTTCATAAATTCTACACTTTATAAAACCGGTAAAGTGCTATCATAAAGAGAATGGAAATTAATGAGTGAATGCTGCACAAACTATATATAAATGTGACTAGATTCTTAAAAAATAAATTCTGAGACCCCATGAAAGTGCATGGTCATGTAAACCTAGACTGTACATCGCTCTCACTTGGATTTGGAAGTTCTTCGAATGTGTGAATCCAACCATCCATTTCAACCATTCCTCTTGTATAATACATTCAATTATATGTAATATTGTGACTTAGCCTTTGTCCGTCAGTCTAAAATCAGTCTCTTAAACTCTCAGATGAGATTTAATGGTTTTTTACTTGTGTGAAGAAATAACTGGACTGAGTCACAAGAGAGATTAGAGATTAACTCATGGCAAATccattctttttttcatttctttttgaACTGTGTCAGTTCTTGAAATCCCCTGTCTGCCAGTTCATCATCTTCACCCAGGAAGGCCAGTCCCACACGAGTGTGTATAGGTATCAAAGGTATGCCAAgccaaaagaaaaaagttggTACCAAGGTAAGGCAAAGCCAAGTGTACCTTCGAAGGTACCAAACTGTACGTCTGTAGCGTGTCCTGTTAAGTCTACAGGTGATAGGAAGCAAGGTCCTTTTTCCCTCAGGAGACTGTGGGGGACGCATGGGCTGGTAGTCCTGGAGGTCCAGGGGTTCCCGGGGGACCTGGGGGCCCCACTGGCCCAGGCTTCCCTCTGGGTCCTGGCATGCCGTGGACCCCTGGCAGACCAGACTGGCCCTGGATCCCTGCAGGTCCCTTGGGTCCTGAAATCCCGTCTTTGCCCATGGATCCCATGTCACCCTTCTGTCCAATCTGCCCACGGGGGCCAGGTGGACCCAAGGCACCTTTAGCTCCTTTGATGCCCACCACGCCCTTGGCCCCAGTaggccccccctcaccctgtgcTCCCTTGGATCCAATGATGCCCTTCTCACCCAGCGGGCCACTGTTCCCTCCTAGGCCCCTGTCCCCCTTATTACCTGTCAGGCCGACAGGACCTTtggcccctgtctcccctctgttACCCTTCGGACCGGGAGGACCAGGAATACCTGTAGAGTGAGGGGAGCCAAACAGGTAAACATGGAAATCTCTTAACGAGTCATGACTTACAATGTAACTTACACAATAACTTTACAGTGAAAAATGTACAGTAAAATTATGATTGCACGTGGACTGCACTCATATGGGACGTTTTCTACCTCAACGGTTCTCAAAACGCTGTAAATTTTTGCctctcatttacacacacacaaacaccactggCAGCAGAGCTGCCATGCAAAGGCGCTGGCCTTCAGTGTCTTGCTCGAAGACCAATCCGCTCAccctcccctaaccctaaccctccccaccccatccgCCCCTTAACATtgcatgcgtgtgtctgcgtgtcctACTGAATTTACCCTACCTTTCACTATGGTGAAGTTTTGTATCAGCTGGCCATGGTGTGTATCCACCAGCttcatctcctccatcaccatggaCAGGTTCCGAACGTCCAGGTCCAACCTCACCCTGAGCATCAGGTCCTCTTGCCTCAGAACGTCAGCCATGTGCAGCAGCAGGTCCACGGTGCGGTTGAGGTTCTGCAGGTCCTCGGTGTGGCTGGAGAGCCGAGCTTGACAGGAGGAGCTCTCCATGTTGATGTACTTGTACATGCTCTGGACGTGGCTGACCGTGGCGTTGATGCTGGAGGAGATGGTGTCGATCTCCATCTCAATGGAGATCATTCTGGCATCCAACGTGGTGAAGCGCTCTCCTGTGCGGTTCTCGTAGTATCTGCAGGGGATCAGAACAGGACCAAAGGGGTCATGGTTAAAGGTTTGTTAAAATCTTGAGCAGGTTGAGGAAGTGGAGGtcttgcttgtgtgttttgaatgtacTATCCCTTAAGGTAAAGTCTGGTACTTTCTATCCCAAGGGCCTGGTTTGTGCCTGCTCTTGAAACATATTTCCAGAGAATTTTGCCAATCAGGTTTGGCTTTCTCTCATAGCAAAAAACATACAATCTCTAATTCAGACACCCAGCCAATTCACCCACTTTGAAGTGATAGTGCGGGTCCAATCAGGGTCTAGAATGTTCCTGGATGCTGTGCATGTTGTTCTCCTGTCTATGTATAGCTGTTTTATACACATTCATGATGCCAGGGTGGGTGGTCAATATCAAACCTGGAGTGGTAGTGGAGGTCGTGCATGTTCTCCTCGTGTTCATCCATGAAGGAGGTAAGGTTGTCAAGCTGCATCTGGAGGTTCATGACCTGCAGGGTGAGGTCGTGGACCATCTCGGAGCTCATGCTGATGCGCTGGTGGGTGGCGGAGATGCCGCTCTGGATGCTCCTCACCGTCTGGGTGGTGGCACTGGAGTTGGACTTAAGGCTGCTCAGGACCCGGCTGTAGTTCTGCCAGTCGGCCGTCATCTTCTGGAGGACTAGGGTCTCCTCATCCGTCTTCCTCTGAAGGGTGTCCATCCACAGAGCGCTGGGTCGGAAAAGAGCGTCCAACATCAAACAAACGTTTTTGTCTTTGAAAATTTAAAGAGCTAGCATGTTTTGGTTCAGAATTATGGAGGCCGGCGCCTACCTGAGGGCCACCGTGGTGTTGACCTGCTGGACGGTGGCCTTGAGGTCGTACTGGTCCTGGGACAACGTCTTCATGCTCTCATCTGTCTCTGTGATCACCGCCTTCCAGCCATCTACCTGGTCCAGGTACCTCTCAAGCGATTGGTTGATGAGTTTGATTGACATGGAGTAGTTCTGCATGTCACGAGTCATCCTGCTACTCGCTGTCTTCAGGGTCTGCTGGGTCTGAGATGCCTGGTCCAATACCTGAAGATGTAGGTGGACTCATTCAACATTTCGGCCAATagcagtgtttgtgtgattgGTTGTTTGAGGGACAATTGGTAATAAAATGAATAACATATTTCCTTTCATTCCTGTTGCAGATTGATGAATAAAAAGGTTAATAAGAATATttctaaaatatatattattcttTTCTGTTCTCTGCTTTACTATTCTActgacctgctcctgccccaaGATCATCTTCTGCAACTCTTCAAACTCTCTCTTGAGTCGAGCCACCTCCAGCCCATAGTGGGCCAGATCCAGACAGCCAGAACAATTACTGGTACTGCTCAGATCTGGGGAGTGAGGGATGAACCAATGTTATACAGTGATCTGTTGATGATGAACCCACAACCTACATACACCACTAACACCATGCTCCAATCGCCTATGCTGTCAGGGGAAGGTCTATAGCTCCAAACATCCCATTGGTGTAGAAACGTGTAATTTAATGCCACACAACCAGAGTTCAGTGTTCAAAAACTCCTAGAGGTCAATGGAACAGAAAAAAGATTCTATCCCAGCAGAGGTAACCAGAGGTAACTGAGAAGTATGTATCCTAGAGCGAGCTCAGAGATTCATGTCTCCCCAGGGTCTCCCCATTTCAGGAGGCCAGGTCATGGGGCTATAGAaacttctcccccctccatcaagAGACACCCTTACATGCTCCCTCCTGGCCCAAAGTTCCATATTCCATGACCCACATCTCTGAACTCTTCGGACGACCTACTTTGGACACTGAGATGTCTCTCTTTTCGACTTCTGCGACTTCTGCTCGATAGGCGTCTGCAGGAAGTCTTGGTATGCTCCACTAATCTCTGTTTACCACTCTTCACCTCTCAAAGTACAGTGAATAGCTACACTTCTCAGCTACAGTATGTTTGTCCATTATGCAGAACATGCTGATGAACAGTTAGAATGTCTTGTACCTTCAATACTCTCCTGAACTTTGGTAATCTTCGTGTGAAAGTATGATTCCTCCTCCGATAAGTTGTCAACTTTCCGGAAAACTGAGGAGGCATGAAGAAATTGTTAGTTAGCAAGGCTGGCTTCATGAGGAATGAAGAGAAATCCACCAGTATGAGTAGTTGTTTTCTGCCTCAACTGAGCTTAATTATTTGGTAATTTCTGGGACCTTTCTTTCAAATTTTTCGAGTTTGGGTTGTAGAGATTTACAGTATGTGTTGACAGGAGGCAGAAGTTATAAGCGCTAGTTCCCAATACAACACACAACTTACAGGGCACAACTACAGGAAATGACTTAGCCAGCTGCTCGTTTTCTCGTGGACTACAGCTCCCAAAGGACCCACAGTCATGTTTAAacacaggctggaggaggccgtgCTGCGTATTATAACGTCCTAATCCCAGAGCCTAGGGATTAATAACGGCAGAGCTGGAGTCTGTTTATCCTCACAAATGCTTCCATGTGTCGTCCACATACCACCTGTTTAACCGCATTAGGATCGTGGTGTACTGAGTTTGAACATGACTCATTGGAGACTAGAGGTGTTGTTGGTTCTATAGTCTAGGTATGGGGGTTGATCAACATGCATTGAGATTCACTGTCCATGGAGCTTTTTGCATGTTTGAAAACAGTCAGAATGCTTATAGGAGGAGGAGCATAAACTATTGTCTCCAACCCTTTCTGCTAGATGTCATAAGCAGATGGCTAAAGTTTACAGAATTTAAGGGAGGTTTGGAAAAGAAAGAAGCTACTCGGTAAAAACATACACTTTGTAAACACTGCTGAGGAAGGCAGGCTGGAGCCCTGCCTGAGCCAGAAACATGAGATATACACTCTCAGATACTAAGACCCGCTGTGTTTCTTTAGTTATCTGAAAATCCCTTTGGGTTTTGTTCTCTCAATTATTTAATCTAGTGAATACTCAAGCCACAAGCAGTGTTAACAAAAATTTTAAACAAAAGTGGTTTGTCAAATGATgcgcttaaccctcgtgctgccttcgggtcacatgacccaaaggttcataacgaaccatcgttgtgtttacccaattttacccaatacaaaaacaaataaaaataattttcttttaaccttcgcaatgtggggggtctgagacagcccaacggttaaaagaaaatgcttcactttgtttttgtatgcggtaaagttgtcgcaatacgacggtgggtcacaatgactgatgggtcagaacgacctgaagataacacaagggttaaaagcttcAAGACTTGATCTTGGTCTAAAACTTGGACTTTTAAAATTGGTAAAGGTCACACAAATGTGACACTGATAGCGAACACTTGTTATATAATGAAGTATCTGGGAATTTCACCAATATGAAACAGATGTGGGAGTAAGTGGACATAATATGGAAACCTCAACATATCACTGCTtcatgttctccctctctcccgcgtTGTTTGGACAGGTTCAGCCAAGCACAATGTCAGAGTTTCTCCATGATAAAGTTTACAATTCTTTGTTCTTATTTGGTTTCACGGCTGAGTGGGTGTGGGTTCGTTGACATAAACTGTGAGGCGGACCCTCTCGGTACCAGGGCTAGGCTTTGCCACTGCCGTGAGGAGACCTCAGCTCCACTTTAACCTTCTCACAGTTACAACCAGAAATCTCCCAGGGAGTGCTGaggtattgtaaaaaaaaaaaaaagaagagatttACGGCCTCCCATCTCAATCCCAAAGACCTCCTGATGCATCTAGCATCTGCTATTACTGTAATATTTGTCATGTTTGACACAATAAACCTGCTATGAAACGTAGCTTCATATGATCCAGGGAAACCAGTGACCCTTATTGTTTTACACAGAACTCTTGAAGGCCTCTACCACAATCCTGCTTCTCCCTTGTTATGGCTCATAGAGGAGCACTGTGGTCAGTCGAGCATGACTAAGGGACCAGGTTCTGCTTTGCCAGAGGAGTTTGCAGACGGTATTGGACGCATGATACCTGCTGGAAGGCCAAGCTCTGGGCAAAAATGACTCACTCTACAATCCAGAGTCAATCTGGATTCAATTTTGGTTTAGTTCATTGTAGTCTGTAGCTTGGGTGCAGTGAATTGAGCCAAAAGTGGATGGAGTGTCAGTGGAATACTTAAGCCCAAAGCAAGACTGAGCCCAACCAACCAGCGATCTCCTTCAAAGTTCCAAACACAAGCTATTGGGGCGAACAGTTACAAACCAATCAAAACTCAATTTTGATGGCAGTCAATTGCCAGCTAACTTTTAACTCTAGAATATAATAGTGTGATGCCACCTACCCAGTGATGCCAGCACTGCCACAGCAATGATGAGGAAGGCAAAAAAGACATAGAGGACCTTGACAGCCAGCTGGAGGGAACGGGTCTGTTGGCACTTAACACACCCACCCCGGGTCCTGCCTGagggcgggcacacacacacacagagaatcatCTGGATGAGTCTGGACTGAGTTATAGATGCAGTGTTATGTTAGCCTAAGATTTAAGTCTTTCACTGGCatggaggggatgaagggagtgGAGACCCCATGACTACTTAGAGAGCAACCAAAATAAATATTACAATATCTTCTGTAATATCTATATCTAGGCTCGCTGTAACAATGTGGGGAAACTGGCTATTGGTCATAATCAAATGGAgtagaagtgtttgtgtgtgtgtgtatttgtgtgtgtgtgactgattgCGTGCCTCTAAGTCGAACTATGTAAACCAGATATAACAAGCACGCACAAAAACAAAGCTGTGATTGCAGGTGcgtggagacacacacgcagacacacatgcacaccacgaCACGCTAAGGATACATTCCCTACACGGCTTCCTGTTTACACAAAATGGCTGCTCCGATGTTACTCATCTGTGTCACTGTTTAGGAGGGAATGTCTTCAGGACAATCAACATTGCACCGGGACATGGAACATGCATTGGGAACACAGCACATTAAGAGTTATTTTGAATGCTTGAAAACAGCGCAAtagtaccgtatttttcggaaaataaccgcattttctataaaccgcaccccaccagaatgggagctttgtgtttgtaaatcccGCACTGGAATATGAGCAATGTGCGAGTATGGGCGATCTGACAGCATtccattgtgtaacacacttcgaaaacgaaagtgtgtaatgtatgttttctattgcccgggaattaactaaCATTTACCTTTAgacgcgtgagttctaaatatttccgacggtccccaaaGCGTAAGTTATTTTTTCGAaacgatagctagctagctttagttagcttccgggctaagttagctagcataatacttgtagcaatgctacttccatgctagtgttacttgttagccttctcattagtactttttgaagccatactacagCATTTGTAACATCGTTTTTGTCCATCAGAAAATATTCATTTGGAATGTTCAAAATCGTATacgagacccgcattcgaacgatcacatatgtgcgacgctactccttaaaggccatatggcaggttagACACTTCTGTTGATTAATGGGTACATGaagcactcaagatatgtatatcatttaaaatatctccaaatggtgtctccaaatggtgttaaagaccagtttttgttgtttttggtgttagcattagcatattagcgcaatttggcgatgacgtcacgttggggagtcgtggaggagagtagcctcagcctagtactagaactatggcgtctgactgggatgaagaagaggtggcAAAAAACACAAATGTGTATGATGGCCCGCAGCCGTATAATTTTGAACCAAATAGACATGAGAAggcaaatgaggaattgccgagacctaatggccgtcaaagccaattaaatggatggtccgaggagaatgaggggagagttggtgaagtgtcttggtgagttgctatcatttagcaacgcagcaacaagctctggagctagtctacgaacagcagtgcacatatacaattattttttttactgtcagtgaatagcaccGAGTGAAAGTCAACGTTTTCTTTATAGTTAGAgacagtgatcattcagggcctgaca belongs to Osmerus eperlanus chromosome 8, fOsmEpe2.1, whole genome shotgun sequence and includes:
- the scara3 gene encoding scavenger receptor class A member 3 isoform X1, with the translated sequence MKDSYCGYENQLFKEEDLTGEEEEMPSFRGRTRGGCVKCQQTRSLQLAVKVLYVFFAFLIIAVAVLASLVFRKVDNLSEEESYFHTKITKVQESIEDLSSTSNCSGCLDLAHYGLEVARLKREFEELQKMILGQEQVLDQASQTQQTLKTASSRMTRDMQNYSMSIKLINQSLERYLDQVDGWKAVITETDESMKTLSQDQYDLKATVQQVNTTVALSALWMDTLQRKTDEETLVLQKMTADWQNYSRVLSSLKSNSSATTQTVRSIQSGISATHQRISMSSEMVHDLTLQVMNLQMQLDNLTSFMDEHEENMHDLHYHSRYYENRTGERFTTLDARMISIEMEIDTISSSINATVSHVQSMYKYINMESSSCQARLSSHTEDLQNLNRTVDLLLHMADVLRQEDLMLRVRLDLDVRNLSMVMEEMKLVDTHHGQLIQNFTIVKGIPGPPGPKGNRGETGAKGPVGLTGNKGDRGLGGNSGPLGEKGIIGSKGAQGEGGPTGAKGVVGIKGAKGALGPPGPRGQIGQKGDMGSMGKDGISGPKGPAGIQGQSGLPGVHGMPGPRGKPGPVGPPGPPGTPGPPGLPAHASPTVS
- the scara3 gene encoding scavenger receptor class A member 3 isoform X2 is translated as MKDSYCGYENQLFKEEDLTGEEEEMPSFRGRTRGGCVKCQQTRSLQLAVKVLYVFFAFLIIAVAVLASLVFRKVDNLSEEESYFHTKITKVQESIEDLSSTSNCSGCLDLAHYGLEVARLKREFEELQKMILGQEQVLDQASQTQQTLKTASSRMTRDMQNYSMSIKLINQSLERYLDQVDGWKAVITETDESMKTLSQDQYDLKATVQQVNTTVALSALWMDTLQRKTDEETLVLQKMTADWQNYSRVLSSLKSNSSATTQTVRSIQSGISATHQRISMSSEMVHDLTLQVMNLQMQLDNLTSFMDEHEENMHDLHYHSRYYENRTGERFTTLDARMISIEMEIDTISSSINATVSHVQSMYKYINMESSSCQARLSSHTEDLQNLNRTVDLLLHMADVLRQEDLMLRVRLDLDVRNLSMVMEEMKLVDTHHGQLIQNFTIVKGRVNSVGHADTRMQC